The Granulicella arctica genome segment TTCCGGCGAATACCAGCCATTTCATCCAATTCCTGCGCATGGGCCGCATCGTCTCCTGGGTCAAAAATCCCAGAGATGAAGACTACGATCCAGTGATTTGCAGGTAAGCTCTCCCCCGGCTGGAGAATCGACAAATTCTTGCGCCAGCCCTGCAGGAGCCATCGGTCCGCCAGGTGACGCATGCCGCGGATCAGGTATTCGCTGTCGGAACAGAGTGTGACTCGCGATCCGATCTCGATCGATTTGAGGGCTTCGATTGCGGCCGTCAGCTCCATCTCATTGGCGGTTGTGTTCTCCGCCGCCCCTGAGATCCGCCACCTGTTCCGGCCGCATGAGAGAACTGCGGCCCAGCCTCCTGGGCCGGGATTACCGATAGCTGAGCCGTCCGTCACGATGTGAATGTGCTTTCGCATTCTGTTAACCTCGATCTCCGCTTCATCTGCGAAACGGTGCATTAGGCAACGCGCAGGTGGACTCCGCGTTGAATCGCAGCTCCGGGCACCTCCTCCTGATCGGCCGCAGCCCTCTTGATCGCATCAGCGCTCGGCTTCATCTGCCGGACGCACGCATTGAGTTCTCTACGGGCCTCGTCAGAGAGGTACGAAAGCAGAGCTTCCCAGAGGTGGCCGGGGATTTTTGTTTCAATATCGCGGAAGATTAGGGGGATCTGAGGTTCATCGAGCACGACCAGGAAATCCTGACTGTTCTTCTGCAACCGAAGCGTGAATTCCTGTCCTTCGATCTTTCGCAGGTTCCGGGCCTTGAGGTAATAGAGCACCATGTTCTTGGTGCGATCTACCTTGCTCTCCGCAGAGCGGGCGCGGTCGGTGAGCCGGTTCGCCTGCCCTCGGTAGTAGGCAGCTCTGGCCTCCATCACACTCAGAAAGTGGCCGATTCGGTCGACCTTCTCTATCTGCGCCCCGCAGAACTGCTGGAACCTCTGTATCAGTTCAGGACTGACTTCCTCGGATCTTCCGACTCAGCCTGCTCCTGGATTTCATCGAGCAGGGAATCGAGTTCGCGATCGATGTCGAAGAGAGAGTTGTCTTGAGCGATCGAGGGCATGTTGCCTCCTCCTTCTTAAGTGAATGGTGCGATGAGGTTCCGGGTTGGTGGCCCCGTTCCAAGTGGCCAGCCGTATACAACACGGAGAGGCTAGCCACGAGCAGTGTTCGCGTTTCGACCTGCTGTGGGCCAACCGCATGACAGTGAGAATGACGCAGTCGAAGGCTCGGATAGCATGGTTTGAGCGAGTCAAATGGCATGAGTGAACGAGTTGCGTTGATCATCGGAAGTGGCAACTACGCGTCTGCGAGTAAGCTCCCCAATGCCGTGAATGATGCCGATGACATCGAGACGCGACTCAAGCGTTTCGGGTTTGTCACTCAGCTCGTGACCG includes the following:
- a CDS encoding RNase H family protein, translating into MRKHIHIVTDGSAIGNPGPGGWAAVLSCGRNRWRISGAAENTTANEMELTAAIEALKSIEIGSRVTLCSDSEYLIRGMRHLADRWLLQGWRKNLSILQPGESLPANHWIVVFISGIFDPGDDAAHAQELDEMAGIRRNINSMAYLSSTGLHQWNTCGRNNRRSDRSGNSGSAGVCYLGRDSYDGHSRPLCAAVYSGSQAIRTVLSKPSLDSP
- a CDS encoding siphovirus Gp157 family protein, whose product is MIQRFQQFCGAQIEKVDRIGHFLSVMEARAAYYRGQANRLTDRARSAESKVDRTKNMVLYYLKARNLRKIEGQEFTLRLQKNSQDFLVVLDEPQIPLIFRDIETKIPGHLWEALLSYLSDEARRELNACVRQMKPSADAIKRAAADQEEVPGAAIQRGVHLRVA